Proteins encoded by one window of Perca fluviatilis chromosome 13, GENO_Pfluv_1.0, whole genome shotgun sequence:
- the LOC120570976 gene encoding protein krueppel-like: protein MRFHTGEKPYSCSVCSKLFSQRPNLIRHMRCHSGEKPFGCSFCDASFAVRSALVNHMRIHTGEKPYGCVYCDKSFTQKGGLKKHMTVHTGEKPYRCPACDKSFSQKANLTYHFSVHTGQKQFGCSVCNKRFTWQSQVKSHKCVGESSSN from the coding sequence ATGAGGTTCCACACGGgcgagaagccgtacagctgctCTGTCTGCAGCAAGCTCTTCTCCCAGAGGCCCAACCTGATCCGCCACATGAGGTGTCACTCCGGAGAGAAACCCTTCGGCTGCTCCTTCTGCGACGCCAGCTTCGCTGTGCGCAGCGCCCTGGTGAACCACATGAGGATCCACACGGGCGAGAAGCCATACGGCTGCGTGTACTGTGACAAGAGCTTCACGCAGAAGGGCGGCCTGAAGAAGCACATGACCGTGCACACGGGGGAGAAGCCGTACCGCTGCCCCGCGTGCGACAAAAGCTTCTCCCAGAAGGCCAACCTGACCTACCACTTCTCGGTGCACACGGGGCAGAAGCAGTTCGGCTGCAGCGTCTGCAACAAGCGCTTCACGTGGCAGTCGCAGGTCAAAAGTCACAAGTGTGTCGGCGAGAGCAGCAGCAACTGA
- the LOC120571043 gene encoding gastrula zinc finger protein XlCGF57.1-like, with translation METEADGEDCGGPEPAKNSHPLLQPETEDQTGDSSELEADDSADWKETREHQSALNSLKNTEVPVSRTTDTAGEKLLGGSECWKGLGCKTLKYRTVIKKILFSCSVCDQSFTWYKQLRNHQCLGRQSQTEENREAAEDTEAEADGEDCGGPEPARNSHPHPLLQPETEDQTGDSSGFKTKGGDDDQTDPSDPHSTLKSNRVPVSDERRTGEKTFSCSVCEKCFKYRSFFVKHMRTHMRETTSSVSDAHSEVRLKPDTGDSSEINSDVSDHRTDPSEPQSTLKCNRVPVSGKRRKTGNWKQFSCSECGKRFSKKTNLKVHMIIHSTDKPFSCTVCGKRYSQKGNLVRHMPHHTGEEKYSCMVCERRFKFKRDVGRHMTIHTKETLKSLNQEQPDPLLQPEDKTGDSSELEREVSDGSKESREWQFGLMSQGNIKVPAEKAHSCSFCGKTFARKFCLKVHIRLHTGERPFSCSVCSKSFVQRYHYLEHTRLHTGEDTFDCSVCGKKFGHKFRLRNHMGTHTGEKPFSCSVCGKGFRFSGELKQHASVHSGEKPFSCSVCLRAFRLKVMLKNHMKIHSGEFPFSCLVCGKRFRQKGNLKKHATKHETEKSPAAE, from the coding sequence atggaaacagaagctgatggagaggactgtggaggaccagaaccagccaagaactcacatccacttctacaaccagagactgaagaccagactggagactcttctgaacttgaggctgatgacagtgctgattggaaggagaccagagaacatCAGTcggctttaaactctctgaaaaaTACTGAAGTCCCAGTAAGTCGTACGACTGATACCGCTGGGGAAAAACTGTTAGGGGGCTCTGAGTGTTGGAAAGGACTTGGCTGCAAGACACTTAAGTATCGCACGGTTATAAAGAAGATTCTGTTCAGCTGCAGCGTTTGTGACCAAAGTTTCACCTGGTACAAACAGCTCAGGAACCATCAGTGTCTCGGCCGTCAGAGTCAAACTGAGGAGAACAGGGAGGCAGCTGAGGACACGGAagcagaagctgatggagaggactgtggaggaccagaaccagccaggaactctcATCCACATCCACtattacaaccagagactgaagaccagactggagactcttcagGATTTAAAACAAAGGGTGGAGATGACGATCAGACTGACCCCAGTGATCCTCACTCAACTCTGAAAAGTAACAGAGTCCCTGTGAGCGATGAGCGACGTACAGGAGAGAAAACTTTCAGCTGTTCAGTTTGTGAGAAATGTTTCAAATACAGAAGTTTTTTTGTGAAGCACATGAGAACGCACATGAGAGAGACAACGTCCTCTGTTAGTGATGCTCACAGTGAAGTACGTTTAAAACCAgacactggagactcttctgaaatTAATTCTGACGTCAGCGATCATCGGACCGATCCCAGTGAACCTCAGTCAACTCTGAAATGTAACAGAGTCCCTGTGAGCGGTAAGAGACGTAAAACTGGAAATTGGAAACagttcagctgctctgagtgtgggaaacGATTTAGCAAGAAGACAAATCTTAAGGTGCATATGATAATTCACTCAACAGACAAACCATTCAGCTGCACAGTTTGCGGTAAAAGGTATTCTCAGAAGGGGAACTTAGTTCGTCACATGCCACATCACACCGGAGAGGAAAAATACAGCTGTATGGTTTGTGAGAGACGTTTTAAATTCAAAAGAGATGTCGGGCGACACATGACGATCCACACAAAAGAGACACTGAAGAGTCTGAACCAGGAGCAGCCagatccacttttacaacccgAAGAcaagactggagactcttctgaactgGAGAGGGAAGTCAGCGATGGTTCAAAAGAGAGCAGAGAATGGCAGTTCGGTTTGATGTCTCAGGGAAATATCAAAGTCCCGGCTGAGAAAGCACATAGCTGCTCTTTTTGTGGAAAAACATTTGCCCGTAAGTTCTGTCTGAAGGTCCACATAAGACTGCACACCGGCGAGAGGCCGTTCAGCTGCTCCGTCTGCAGCAAAAGCTTCGTCCAGCGCTACCACTACCTGGAACACACGAGGCTCCACACGGGAGAGGACACGTTTGACTGCTCTGTGTGCGGGAAAAAGTTCGGACACAAGTTCCGACTCAGAAACCACATGGGGACTCACACGGGAGAGAAGCCGTTCAGCTGCTCCGTCTGCGGTAAAGGTTTCAGATTCAGCGGGGAGCTGAAGCAACACGCGAGCGTCCACTCGGGGGAGAAACCGTTCAGCTGCTCCGTCTGCCTACGAGCTTTCCGTCTTAAGGTCATGTTAAAAAATCACATGAAAATCCACAGCGGGGAGTTCCCGTTCAGCTGCTTGGTATGTGGCAAAAGATTCAGGCAAAAGGGAAATCTGAAAAAACACGCGACGAAGCACGAGACGGAAAAATCTCCGGCTGCAGAGTAG